A DNA window from Fodinibius sp. Rm-B-1B1-1 contains the following coding sequences:
- the mreC gene encoding rod shape-determining protein MreC, producing MRFRLPRIADAKDHIITALILVMAIALMIGRYQSGLNNLRKASITIFSYLEEPLSNVRVYRQALKTNTYLRKQNVLLLDELSRLRGVAKRNKELRELLQFSSESNLSLYPVQVVGKELNQVTNSLTIDAGQQDGIANGMPMVSADGLVGKVILTANGYSQIMPFFSPLFRVSAKLKQSNGYGIISWDGESITELQLNYVPQTTNVDTGEVVVTSGYSNQFPPDIPIGKVIRTEPQEGKETQRVYVAPFVNLFEIAEGFVVKFEPDTTIQKLNEDYQNLLQ from the coding sequence ATGCGATTTCGACTTCCACGTATAGCTGATGCTAAAGATCATATTATAACAGCACTTATCCTGGTTATGGCCATTGCTCTTATGATTGGCCGATACCAAAGCGGGCTTAATAACTTACGTAAAGCATCTATAACAATTTTCAGCTACCTGGAAGAACCCCTTTCGAATGTGCGGGTATACCGGCAAGCACTAAAAACAAACACCTATCTGCGAAAGCAAAATGTATTGCTATTAGATGAGCTCAGTCGCCTGCGTGGAGTGGCAAAACGCAATAAAGAACTCCGCGAGCTACTACAGTTTAGTAGTGAGAGCAATTTAAGCTTATATCCTGTACAAGTTGTTGGCAAGGAGCTTAACCAAGTAACAAATTCACTGACTATTGATGCCGGCCAGCAAGATGGTATTGCCAACGGAATGCCGATGGTATCAGCTGACGGATTAGTTGGCAAAGTGATTTTAACTGCCAACGGATACTCCCAGATTATGCCCTTTTTTAGCCCCCTTTTCCGAGTTAGTGCTAAGCTTAAGCAGTCAAATGGGTATGGTATTATCTCATGGGATGGAGAAAGTATCACGGAACTACAGCTCAATTATGTACCCCAAACAACAAATGTTGATACAGGCGAAGTAGTTGTCACATCCGGATATAGCAATCAATTTCCACCTGACATACCCATTGGCAAAGTTATACGAACCGAGCCACAAGAAGGCAAAGAAACCCAACGTGTTTACGTAGCACCTTTTGTTAATCTTTTTGAAATTGCTGAAGGATTTGTCGTAAAATTTGAGCCAGACACTACTATTCAAAAACTAAATGAAGATTATCAAAATCTTTTACAATGA
- a CDS encoding rod shape-determining protein produces MDTNAPNQQKNQQNAGWFDWLYTDIAIDLGTANTLIYSRGEGIVLNEPSIVALNSQNEPVATGHEARLMHEKTHKNIRTVRPLRDGVIADFEVAEQMIRGMINKVKMKWYSSTRQMVVCVPSGITEVERRAVRDSAEHAGAKEVHLVDEPMAAAIGIGLNVHEPIGNMIVDIGGGTTEIAVIALSGIVYAQSVRLGGDELNDDIINYFRRNHNLLIGERTAEKIKCEIGSAAPLDEELDMETKGRDLVNGVPRIRHVSSKDVREAISESVNTIVESITKSLEQTPPELSADILDRGIMLTGGGANLKNLDKLIMETTDLPVHIAEDPLTAVVRGTGAILEDIEYYRTVIS; encoded by the coding sequence ATGGATACAAACGCACCGAACCAACAAAAGAACCAGCAAAATGCAGGCTGGTTCGACTGGCTTTACACCGACATTGCTATCGACCTTGGAACAGCGAACACGCTCATCTACTCACGCGGCGAAGGTATCGTACTTAACGAACCTTCTATTGTAGCACTTAACTCACAAAACGAGCCGGTAGCAACCGGCCACGAAGCACGGCTGATGCACGAAAAAACACACAAAAACATCCGTACTGTTCGTCCGCTTCGTGATGGTGTTATTGCCGACTTTGAAGTCGCCGAACAAATGATTCGCGGCATGATAAACAAGGTTAAAATGAAATGGTATTCAAGCACCCGACAAATGGTCGTATGTGTACCCAGCGGTATTACTGAGGTTGAACGTCGTGCCGTTCGTGACAGCGCTGAACATGCTGGCGCCAAAGAAGTTCATCTTGTAGATGAACCTATGGCTGCTGCTATCGGAATAGGGCTAAATGTCCATGAACCCATTGGTAACATGATTGTAGATATCGGTGGTGGAACAACAGAAATTGCCGTTATTGCCCTTTCGGGTATTGTTTATGCCCAATCGGTTCGTTTGGGTGGTGATGAGCTTAATGATGATATTATTAACTACTTCCGGCGTAACCATAATCTGCTTATTGGTGAGCGAACAGCAGAGAAAATTAAATGCGAAATCGGTTCGGCTGCACCGCTCGACGAAGAACTGGATATGGAAACGAAAGGCCGCGATCTTGTTAACGGCGTGCCGCGCATTCGTCATGTATCATCCAAAGATGTCCGGGAGGCTATTTCTGAATCAGTAAATACTATTGTTGAATCAATTACCAAATCCCTGGAGCAAACGCCTCCGGAATTATCGGCCGATATCCTCGATCGTGGTATTATGCTTACCGGTGGTGGCGCCAACCTCAAAAATCTGGATAAATTAATAATGGAAACCACAGATCTACCTGTACACATTGCTGAGGATCCATTAACAGCTGTTGTACGCGGAACGGGTGCCATACTCGAAGATATTGAATACTATAGAACTGTCATTTCCTAA
- the mrdA gene encoding penicillin-binding protein 2 yields MQYRKKIRTQISLRVLQVCIVLLGLIILGRLFQLQILEYDTYNPLSRENSLRQEVINPARGLIYDRNGNLLVDNEPIYSITITPASYDSKNTPILAELMDVPVKEVKKRIQEARTYSYYRSSRIFTEVDFETFSILQESIWQLPGVGHQIESKRDYPIDSLHASHIFGYLREVSKEEYLRTQNYHLGDKVGKSGLEMAYEEHLRGKLGTEYIKINAMGQNLGSYRDGAIDEAPKKGSDLYTTIDTELQLLAEDLMKGKQGAAVAINPDNGAILSMVSAPEYDIRKLSGRIDSEYWQSINTDTTNPLYNRAISGKQPPGSTFKPLMALMGLELDIITPETEINNPGYYSRGRRYNDLADPGKYNVGKALQESSNTFFFWLMDRIATQKGLDKWHELATSFGLGRLNKIDIPNEVTGTIPDSAYFNRVLGEGQWGIGDQLNLGIGQGFMAVSPLQMALVAAQIGNGGYKLQPHLVSAIEESDGTMMLTAPQKEKIPWVDPEEIKVVKDGMRRVVTDGSGRYYADLDSVTVAGKTGTAQNPHGQDHGWFISFAPVENPKIAVAVLVENGGYGSISAAPIASLMIEQYLTGEIDRSYVYDYVKTFEPRKQETDDEEEQNLDGESQGT; encoded by the coding sequence ATGCAATACCGAAAAAAAATACGTACCCAGATTTCCCTGCGCGTATTACAGGTATGCATTGTTTTGTTAGGGCTCATTATTTTAGGCCGATTATTTCAACTGCAAATCCTTGAGTACGACACCTACAACCCATTAAGTCGAGAAAACTCGTTGCGTCAGGAAGTTATTAATCCTGCTCGTGGGCTCATCTACGATCGCAATGGAAACCTACTTGTTGATAATGAGCCCATTTACTCAATTACCATTACCCCGGCCAGTTATGATTCAAAAAATACCCCCATCTTAGCTGAACTTATGGATGTGCCGGTAAAAGAGGTTAAAAAACGAATACAAGAAGCCCGCACCTACTCCTATTATCGCTCTTCACGTATCTTTACCGAAGTCGATTTTGAAACATTCTCTATTTTGCAGGAAAGTATCTGGCAACTCCCGGGCGTGGGCCATCAAATTGAAAGCAAACGAGACTATCCTATTGATAGCCTGCACGCATCACATATATTCGGCTATCTACGCGAAGTTTCGAAAGAGGAATACTTACGGACACAGAACTATCACCTTGGGGATAAGGTGGGTAAAAGCGGACTTGAAATGGCCTATGAAGAACATTTACGGGGCAAGCTCGGTACCGAGTATATCAAAATTAATGCCATGGGACAAAACCTGGGATCGTATCGGGACGGCGCAATCGATGAAGCCCCCAAAAAAGGATCCGATCTGTACACCACTATTGACACCGAATTACAATTATTGGCTGAAGACCTGATGAAAGGCAAACAGGGAGCAGCAGTAGCTATAAATCCAGATAACGGAGCTATCCTTAGCATGGTAAGTGCCCCTGAATATGATATTCGAAAATTATCAGGGCGAATAGATTCAGAATACTGGCAAAGTATCAATACCGATACCACCAATCCCCTTTACAATCGTGCAATATCAGGCAAACAGCCCCCCGGCTCTACTTTTAAGCCCCTTATGGCACTCATGGGGTTAGAACTCGATATCATCACCCCAGAAACAGAAATTAATAATCCAGGCTATTACTCTCGCGGACGTCGATACAACGATTTGGCTGATCCCGGAAAGTATAATGTTGGCAAGGCACTACAAGAATCCAGCAATACCTTTTTCTTTTGGTTGATGGATCGAATTGCCACCCAGAAAGGGCTCGACAAATGGCATGAATTAGCCACCTCTTTTGGGCTGGGTAGACTCAATAAAATTGATATCCCAAACGAAGTTACTGGAACCATCCCCGATAGCGCGTATTTCAATCGCGTATTAGGCGAAGGGCAATGGGGCATTGGCGACCAGCTCAATTTAGGCATAGGCCAGGGTTTCATGGCTGTATCACCATTACAGATGGCCTTGGTGGCAGCTCAAATTGGTAACGGGGGATATAAATTACAACCACATCTGGTAAGTGCTATAGAAGAAAGTGACGGTACCATGATGCTCACTGCCCCCCAAAAAGAAAAAATTCCGTGGGTCGATCCTGAAGAAATAAAGGTAGTCAAAGACGGCATGCGCCGCGTTGTCACCGATGGCAGTGGGCGATACTACGCTGATTTGGATAGCGTAACCGTTGCTGGAAAAACCGGTACGGCACAAAATCCACATGGGCAAGATCATGGCTGGTTTATCAGTTTTGCTCCTGTCGAAAATCCCAAAATTGCTGTCGCTGTGTTGGTCGAAAATGGCGGCTATGGTTCCATTTCGGCTGCACCTATAGCCTCTCTGATGATTGAACAATATTTGACCGGAGAGATCGATCGATCTTATGTATATGATTATGTAAAAACTTTCGAACCCCGTAAACAAGAAACTGATGACGAAGAGGAACAGAATTTAGATGGTGAATCTCAAGGAACTTAG
- a CDS encoding vWA domain-containing protein — translation MHFKYQQWDDRFAKMDGSSPFDTLWDTFQELLTISSGDVQQALRWLTDIDNEYDLTDQFDDYDIGDFVDELKKRGYIEQDNNQQTYVITRKTERSLRQRSLEEIFDNLKKGGVGNHQTNHTGKGLERQPETRKWQQGDDIANIDSVGTMMNMLKHSNIDQMSLQEDDIRVHDTDHYTSVATVLLIDLSHSMILYGEDRITPAKKVAMALSELILNNYAKDSLDIVAFGNEAWKVDIEDLPYLKVGPYHTNTKQALELARHTLHRRKYANKQIFMITDGKPSCIIENGKMYKNSFGLDRKIVNRVLDEAVKCRRDDIDITTFMIARDPYLQDFVRELTEANKGRAYFASLDNLGGYIFEDYIRNRKKRVK, via the coding sequence ATGCATTTCAAGTACCAACAATGGGACGATCGGTTTGCCAAAATGGATGGAAGTTCTCCTTTCGATACCTTGTGGGATACTTTCCAGGAACTGCTCACTATTTCAAGCGGAGATGTACAACAGGCTCTGCGTTGGCTTACCGATATCGACAATGAATATGATCTGACAGATCAATTTGACGATTATGATATTGGAGATTTCGTGGATGAACTAAAAAAGCGCGGCTATATTGAGCAGGATAATAATCAACAAACATATGTCATTACGCGAAAAACAGAGCGAAGCCTCCGTCAACGGTCACTGGAAGAAATTTTTGACAACCTTAAGAAAGGTGGCGTAGGTAATCATCAAACGAACCATACCGGTAAAGGATTAGAACGTCAGCCCGAAACGCGAAAATGGCAACAGGGAGATGATATTGCCAACATCGACAGCGTCGGCACAATGATGAATATGCTAAAACATAGCAACATTGATCAGATGAGCCTGCAAGAGGATGACATTCGCGTTCACGACACCGATCACTATACTTCGGTAGCTACGGTACTTCTTATCGATTTAAGCCACTCTATGATTCTTTATGGAGAAGATCGTATTACCCCAGCCAAAAAAGTAGCTATGGCATTATCGGAACTTATTCTGAATAATTATGCAAAAGATTCACTGGATATTGTAGCTTTTGGCAACGAAGCGTGGAAGGTAGATATTGAAGATCTCCCATACTTAAAAGTGGGGCCCTATCACACAAATACCAAACAGGCTTTAGAGTTAGCACGACATACCCTGCACCGACGTAAATACGCCAACAAACAAATTTTTATGATTACAGATGGCAAACCTTCTTGTATCATTGAAAATGGAAAAATGTACAAAAACAGTTTTGGATTAGACCGTAAAATTGTAAATCGGGTACTTGATGAAGCCGTAAAATGTAGGCGTGACGACATTGATATTACTACTTTTATGATTGCCCGTGACCCTTATCTGCAAGACTTTGTTCGCGAGTTAACCGAAGCAAACAAAGGACGAGCATATTTTGCTTCTCTTGATAACTTAGGGGGCTACATCTTTGAAGATTACATCCGAAATAGAAAAAAAAGAGTTAAATAA
- a CDS encoding OmpH family outer membrane protein codes for MLKRLLSISLLCFFAVGFSGHSTAQAQQMEIGYVDPQAILNKMPEMKAVQQRLQNFVERKREEFANKQQNFQQQVSEYQQKADVINESARQREEERLGKLNAELQQYQSQIQQEIQQKQQELVSPLLDQIDNAVGTVAENMGLTYVINTTTSQGDMIILYASDEAQEKYNITNQVMAELDI; via the coding sequence ATGTTAAAACGACTACTATCTATATCACTACTTTGTTTTTTTGCGGTTGGCTTTTCAGGTCATTCAACTGCACAAGCGCAGCAGATGGAAATTGGCTATGTCGATCCACAGGCAATTTTGAACAAAATGCCTGAAATGAAAGCAGTACAACAGCGACTGCAAAATTTTGTGGAGCGCAAACGAGAAGAGTTTGCCAATAAGCAGCAGAATTTTCAGCAGCAGGTTAGTGAATATCAGCAGAAGGCTGATGTTATTAACGAATCCGCTCGACAACGCGAAGAAGAGCGACTTGGAAAGCTGAATGCAGAACTGCAGCAATATCAGTCGCAAATTCAGCAGGAAATTCAACAAAAACAGCAAGAGCTGGTTAGTCCATTGTTAGATCAGATTGACAATGCTGTTGGCACGGTTGCCGAAAACATGGGACTTACCTATGTCATTAATACAACAACCAGTCAAGGCGATATGATTATTCTTTATGCATCTGATGAAGCTCAGGAAAAATATAACATTACGAATCAAGTAATGGCGGAATTAGATATCTGA
- the mreD gene encoding rod shape-determining protein MreD, which produces MNLERFKNFGIGLGFLLVQIVLFRHLKIMQVQPDLVLIFLVWYMGQKDRTSALLMAAGLGFLQDALLDFWGLNMFAKTLLVFVSYNFIPKGTQKQLLIGQVFLTIVIASLLHNLIFLGLNAVIQNYTGELFFWQHLIGSSLYTAFVASFIQLFRTK; this is translated from the coding sequence ATGAATCTTGAACGATTTAAAAATTTTGGCATCGGGCTGGGGTTTCTGTTAGTACAGATTGTACTTTTCCGGCACTTAAAAATCATGCAGGTTCAGCCCGATCTGGTTCTGATATTTTTAGTCTGGTATATGGGTCAAAAAGATCGAACCTCGGCTTTGCTAATGGCTGCTGGCTTAGGATTTCTCCAAGACGCCTTATTAGATTTTTGGGGACTAAATATGTTTGCAAAAACGTTATTGGTATTTGTTAGTTACAACTTTATCCCAAAAGGAACTCAAAAACAACTGCTTATTGGGCAAGTGTTTTTGACCATTGTGATAGCTTCATTACTACATAACCTAATATTTTTAGGCTTGAATGCAGTTATCCAAAACTACACTGGAGAACTCTTCTTCTGGCAACATTTAATTGGCAGTAGCTTATATACAGCCTTTGTAGCAAGTTTTATACAATTATTCAGAACGAAATGA
- the rodA gene encoding rod shape-determining protein RodA, whose amino-acid sequence MVNLKELSWSLILIWASLIIVGLIAIYSATQGPVAEFLPGYIQVNFYKQLISFGIAILLLIALQFVNPRSFQEGSYIFYGLGILLMILTLFIGKEVNGARSWLVLGPFNLQSSELMKIATILAVANYLTSRRDISAENLKSAIIAVGLILLPAILVLLQNDTGTAIIFFALIPIVLFWSGLPYGISLFIISPAIIGYLTIISWYWGLVAAVVITLAIFIIQRRTWLTFTSFVTGILLIIGIQVALQQVLQPHQRARIEAFTNPSFDPQGAGWNVIQAKTAIGSGGLYGKGFLEGTQTQLRFLPEQWTDFIFCVIGEEFGFLGASFTVLLLLALTLHLLRLAATHKHPFAQLVMVGVLAIFFTHFFINIGSATGLLPVIGIPLPFISYGGSALITNTLMIGICLNLDFYKRQFSIYR is encoded by the coding sequence ATGGTGAATCTCAAGGAACTTAGCTGGTCACTTATTTTAATTTGGGCTAGTCTCATAATCGTGGGGCTCATAGCTATTTATAGTGCTACGCAAGGCCCTGTGGCTGAATTTTTGCCCGGCTATATTCAAGTCAATTTTTATAAACAACTCATTTCCTTTGGGATAGCTATACTGCTCTTAATAGCCCTTCAATTTGTTAATCCCCGGTCATTTCAAGAGGGGTCATATATCTTTTATGGGCTTGGGATCTTATTAATGATTCTTACACTCTTCATCGGCAAAGAAGTTAATGGAGCAAGAAGCTGGTTGGTATTGGGGCCATTTAATCTACAGTCAAGTGAGTTAATGAAAATTGCTACTATCTTAGCTGTAGCCAATTACTTAACCAGTCGCCGTGATATATCAGCTGAAAATTTAAAGTCAGCTATTATTGCAGTAGGCCTGATACTTTTGCCTGCAATCTTGGTACTTCTACAAAATGATACCGGGACAGCCATTATCTTTTTTGCTTTAATTCCCATTGTACTTTTCTGGTCAGGTCTACCCTATGGTATCTCCCTATTCATTATATCACCGGCTATTATTGGATATCTAACCATTATATCTTGGTACTGGGGACTCGTAGCTGCTGTGGTAATCACCCTTGCCATATTCATTATTCAGCGTCGAACCTGGCTCACGTTCACTTCTTTTGTCACAGGTATCTTACTCATAATCGGCATTCAAGTAGCCTTACAACAAGTGCTGCAACCACACCAGCGTGCCCGTATAGAAGCATTCACAAATCCCTCATTTGACCCTCAGGGGGCAGGGTGGAATGTAATCCAGGCGAAAACTGCCATTGGATCTGGCGGATTATACGGCAAGGGTTTTCTTGAAGGAACCCAAACTCAACTACGATTTCTTCCTGAACAATGGACTGACTTCATATTCTGTGTTATAGGCGAAGAGTTTGGCTTTCTGGGAGCCAGTTTTACCGTCCTTCTTTTACTTGCCCTAACATTACACTTGCTTAGATTAGCAGCTACGCATAAACATCCGTTTGCACAATTAGTAATGGTAGGGGTACTGGCTATATTCTTCACACATTTCTTTATTAATATAGGCTCCGCTACGGGTCTTCTCCCTGTTATCGGGATTCCCCTGCCCTTTATCAGCTATGGTGGTTCTGCCCTGATTACCAACACTTTAATGATTGGAATCTGCCTTAATCTCGATTTTTACAAACGGCAGTTTAGCATCTATCGGTAA
- a CDS encoding OmpH family outer membrane protein: MRKTCLHSVIIFCLLWIGCNTAVAQNQKIGYVNTDQILSQMSEYEGIQQQLSDLSAEWNKELDEMEQEIEQLKEDFEAKEILYTEELKKQKQQEIQNKIQQRRQYLDQKFGAEGEYFQKQQELLEPIQRKVFEAINKVAADQNFDFVFDRAQNSNMLFSNQEWNLNEEVLQELGITLNEPSN; encoded by the coding sequence ATGAGAAAAACCTGTTTACATAGCGTAATTATTTTTTGCCTGCTGTGGATTGGTTGTAATACGGCAGTCGCACAGAATCAAAAAATAGGCTATGTAAATACGGATCAGATTTTATCTCAGATGTCGGAGTATGAGGGTATTCAACAACAGCTGAGTGACCTGAGTGCCGAATGGAATAAAGAGCTTGATGAGATGGAGCAGGAAATTGAGCAGTTGAAAGAAGATTTTGAAGCCAAGGAGATTTTATATACCGAGGAGCTTAAGAAGCAGAAACAGCAGGAGATCCAAAATAAAATACAGCAGCGCCGGCAGTATTTGGATCAGAAGTTTGGTGCAGAAGGTGAATATTTTCAAAAGCAGCAGGAGTTACTTGAACCGATCCAGCGAAAAGTTTTTGAAGCGATTAACAAGGTTGCTGCTGATCAAAATTTTGATTTTGTCTTTGATCGAGCCCAGAACTCGAACATGCTTTTTAGTAATCAGGAATGGAATTTAAATGAAGAGGTACTACAAGAGCTTGGTATTACGTTAAATGAACCAAGCAATTAA
- a CDS encoding OmpH family outer membrane protein produces MVKKLASSFFLFLFVLSASAFGQLNIGYLNAQEVLSEMPERPQVEQQLNDFVQQKRQELQERTVAFQDSVAQFQQNKESMSDAEIRQTEERLAQIEAEMTQFQQGLQQQIQQRRASLLEPLYEKMDQAINAVAERNDLDFVINKATGNGDNVIYYAASENLDITEQVLQHINETSD; encoded by the coding sequence ATGGTTAAAAAATTAGCAAGTTCATTTTTTCTATTTCTGTTTGTTCTTAGTGCTTCGGCATTTGGACAGCTTAACATAGGATATTTAAACGCCCAAGAGGTGTTAAGTGAAATGCCGGAACGTCCGCAGGTAGAGCAGCAGTTGAATGATTTCGTTCAACAAAAACGACAAGAGCTGCAAGAACGTACGGTAGCATTTCAAGATTCTGTTGCGCAATTTCAGCAAAATAAGGAGAGTATGTCGGATGCAGAAATCCGTCAGACTGAAGAACGGTTGGCCCAGATAGAAGCGGAAATGACACAATTTCAACAGGGGCTACAGCAACAGATTCAACAGCGTAGGGCAAGCTTGTTAGAGCCTCTTTACGAAAAGATGGATCAAGCAATAAATGCCGTTGCTGAACGTAACGATCTTGACTTTGTAATTAATAAAGCAACCGGAAACGGTGACAATGTGATTTATTATGCTGCCAGCGAGAATCTGGATATCACCGAACAAGTATTACAACATATCAACGAAACGTCTGATTAG
- a CDS encoding ribonuclease HII → MDRIEFERRLWDEDYERVMGLDEVGRGCLSGPVVAAGVIFEPGTFFDAIRDSKKLSLEERKELTEHIKREALYWTIQWCSPDEIDELNILHASIKAMHKCAEANDANPDYLLVDGNRFSSGLCPHKCIVGGDDRSMSIAAASIIAKVYRDEWMIRLHEEYPYYGWDTNVGYPTAKHFEGLKEHGATKLHRQSFNLRTDKSFEE, encoded by the coding sequence ATGGACCGAATAGAATTTGAACGTCGGCTTTGGGATGAGGATTATGAACGGGTAATGGGATTAGATGAGGTCGGAAGGGGTTGTCTATCGGGACCCGTGGTGGCAGCAGGCGTTATTTTTGAGCCGGGTACTTTTTTTGATGCTATTCGTGACAGTAAAAAGTTAAGTCTTGAAGAGCGCAAAGAGTTGACTGAACATATTAAAAGGGAGGCCCTTTATTGGACTATTCAGTGGTGTAGTCCTGATGAAATAGATGAACTAAATATTTTACATGCTTCCATAAAGGCGATGCATAAGTGTGCTGAAGCGAACGATGCAAACCCCGATTATTTACTCGTAGATGGTAATCGATTTAGCTCTGGACTATGTCCTCATAAATGTATTGTAGGGGGCGATGATCGTTCGATGAGTATTGCCGCTGCCTCTATTATTGCCAAGGTATATCGCGATGAATGGATGATTCGTCTTCATGAGGAGTATCCTTATTACGGATGGGATACAAACGTAGGGTATCCTACGGCCAAGCATTTTGAAGGACTAAAAGAGCATGGAGCTACTAAATTACATCGGCAGAGTTTTAATCTTCGTACCGATAAATCTTTTGAAGAGTAG